The genome window AAATCAAAGATCTGCGGGAAACGTTCAACGAAAAGATGCAGACTTCCTTTTCGTTTGCGGACTTTCTCGCGTTGGCCGGAGCGGTCGCGATCGAAAAATCGGGAGGCCCCCGCCTTCACGTCGAACCCGGTAAAACGGATAAACCCGTAAACGAGGTCGTGCAGATTCTCCCTTTGGGAATGCAAACGCAAAGAGATCAACTTCCTTGTCTGAACAAGATGGGACTTAGCGTGCAAGATCTCGTTTTGATTTCGGGAGCGCGCACGATCGGATGGCTCGGAGGAGAATCGTTTACCGCAAATCCGTACAACTTCGACAACAGTTACTTTCACGTCCTGCTCAAGGCCGGATTGGAAGGACCGCTTTTGATTCCGAACGATCGAGAACTTTTGAAAAACGACGAATCACGCGCCTTCGTTTTGGAATACGCCCTGGATCAGAATCGGTTTTTCGAAGATTTTACGAAAACGTATTTCAAACTTACGGCTTGATACGAACCGCGGGGAAATTTTTTTCTTGAACGAAAAGAATCCGCGTTTATGTTGATCGATCTACAAGTTTAGGAGATTGAAATGCAATCCGAATCCGCTACCCGTTTCACGCTCGACGCAAAAGGCGAAGAGCTGTTCCTCATTTATCTGAAGAATATTTTTTTCACGATCATCACAGCCGGGATTTATTTTTTTTGGGCGAAGGTAAACACCCAAAAATTCCTCCACAGGCATATTTCATTCCAAGGACAACGTTTCGATTATCACGGCACCGGAAAAGAAAACTTCATCGGCTTTTTAAAGGGGATCGGAATCATGATCGCAGCCGGAGCGGTCTACGCCGGTCTGTTTTATATCGCTTCGAAACTGGGAGTTTGGGCGTTGGCGATTTTGATCATTCTCCTTTATTCCGTGCTTTTGCTGGCAATTCCCTATATAATCATAGGATCGAGAAAATATTTTCTGAGCCGAACTTCGTTTAACAATATCCGTTTTCGTTTCAGCGGAAAAGTCGTTCCTCTTGTGAAGCTTTTCGTTCCAAACGCGCTTTTGAGCCTGGTTACGCTCGGATTTTACAGCGCTTGGTTTATCAACAAACTCGAAAAATTCTTCATCGAACATTCGCATCTGGGAAACGCCAACTTTTCGTACGACGGGAAAGGCAAGGAGCTGTTCGTTCTTTATGTGAAAGGGTTTTTCTTTACGCTGATCACCGCCGGAATTTATTCCTTCTGGTTTCACGCCAATCTACACAACTACTATTGGAATCACACGAAGTTTCAAGGAATCTCGTTTCGTTCCGATCTAAAACCCGG of Leptospira sanjuanensis contains these proteins:
- a CDS encoding YjgN family protein — translated: MQSESATRFTLDAKGEELFLIYLKNIFFTIITAGIYFFWAKVNTQKFLHRHISFQGQRFDYHGTGKENFIGFLKGIGIMIAAGAVYAGLFYIASKLGVWALAILIILLYSVLLLAIPYIIIGSRKYFLSRTSFNNIRFRFSGKVVPLVKLFVPNALLSLVTLGFYSAWFINKLEKFFIEHSHLGNANFSYDGKGKELFVLYVKGFFFTLITAGIYSFWFHANLHNYYWNHTKFQGISFRSDLKPGAIFVNMLMSIVLVFFTLGIGIPWAYLRSIRMIMNSLSLETAPDLSGIKSVKDPDASALADGLHEAGEAISSVFGN